A portion of the Cellulophaga algicola DSM 14237 genome contains these proteins:
- a CDS encoding KdsC family phosphatase, producing the protein MEKSYKEYLKNITTFVFDVDGVFTDGKLLITTEGEMLRTMDVKDGYALKTALNKGYNVCIISGGTNEGVRQRMISLGVKDIHLGAHQKIEILNDYLNNNSLLPEHVLYMGDDLPDIPPMKKVGLATCPQDATPEVKAISSYISHKAGGNGCVRDVIEQVLKVRGDWYENFDAYNA; encoded by the coding sequence ATGGAAAAAAGTTATAAAGAGTACCTGAAAAATATTACCACATTTGTTTTTGATGTTGATGGTGTTTTTACGGATGGTAAGTTACTAATAACTACCGAGGGTGAAATGCTTAGAACCATGGACGTAAAAGATGGGTACGCATTAAAAACGGCATTAAATAAAGGCTACAATGTGTGCATTATTTCTGGCGGTACAAATGAAGGGGTTCGCCAACGCATGATCTCTTTAGGCGTTAAAGATATTCACTTAGGAGCGCATCAAAAAATTGAAATTCTAAATGACTATTTAAACAACAATAGTCTTTTACCTGAACATGTTTTATACATGGGTGATGACCTACCCGATATTCCTCCAATGAAAAAAGTAGGCCTAGCTACATGTCCACAAGATGCTACGCCAGAAGTAAAAGCTATTTCTAGCTATATTTCACATAAAGCCGGTGGTAATGGCTGTGTACGTGATGTTATCGAACAAGTTTTAAAAGTTCGTGGAGATTGGTATGAAAATTTTGATGCTTATAATGCATAA
- a CDS encoding sodium:solute symporter, giving the protein MEAIDWSILIGTLTFIVGYGVWKTKGSKNVKDYVLGGKEANWATVGLSVMATQASAITFLSTPGQAFHDGMGFVQFYFGLPLAMVIICIVFVPLYHRLKVYTAYEFLETRFDVKTRTLAALLFLIQRGLAAGITIYAPSIILSAVLGWDLLTLNIIIGTIVTIYTVSGGTKAVNVTQKQQMFIIMLGMFVAFFYILGYLPEDITFSKALKVAGASGKLDILDFSFDTSKRYTFWNGITGGLFLFLAYFGTDQSQVQRYLSGKSVRESQLGLIFNGILKIPMQFFILLLGVLVFVFYQYNPSPLNFNPAATTAVYNSKYAQDYKLLEQAHDELAIEKKIAQDEFSAALDIKEYDATMEAKQHIISVNAKDKKNRAAAREVISEAAPTIETNDKDYVFIHFILNYLPKGLIGLLLAVILSAAMSSTASELNALGTITALDIFKRHTEKNGEKPQEYYVAASKWFTLIWGVIAICIACVSNLFDNLIQLVNIIGSIFYGNVLGIFLLAFFVKFVKGNAVFIGAIITQFLVIATYYFFIYIMPEGEEKISYLLLNLIGCLLVMGISIFLQLFDNILKTPSLEA; this is encoded by the coding sequence ATGGAAGCGATTGATTGGAGTATTTTAATTGGAACCTTAACTTTTATTGTGGGTTATGGTGTTTGGAAAACAAAGGGGAGTAAAAATGTTAAGGATTACGTCTTAGGCGGTAAAGAAGCTAATTGGGCTACTGTTGGTTTATCTGTGATGGCAACTCAAGCCAGTGCAATTACATTTTTATCTACTCCGGGACAAGCATTCCATGATGGGATGGGATTTGTTCAATTTTACTTTGGTTTACCGTTAGCCATGGTTATCATATGTATTGTTTTTGTTCCACTTTATCATCGGCTAAAAGTATACACCGCTTACGAATTTTTAGAAACACGTTTTGATGTTAAAACACGAACGCTAGCCGCTTTATTATTTTTAATACAGAGAGGTTTGGCTGCAGGGATTACTATCTATGCCCCATCTATTATTCTATCTGCTGTTTTAGGCTGGGATCTATTAACCCTAAATATAATCATTGGGACTATTGTAACTATTTATACCGTTTCTGGTGGTACTAAAGCGGTAAACGTTACACAAAAGCAACAAATGTTTATCATTATGCTTGGTATGTTTGTGGCATTCTTCTATATTCTAGGCTATTTACCAGAAGATATCACCTTTAGTAAAGCCTTAAAAGTTGCAGGAGCAAGTGGAAAATTAGATATTTTAGATTTTAGTTTTGACACCTCTAAAAGATATACTTTTTGGAATGGGATTACAGGAGGCCTTTTCTTATTCTTAGCTTACTTTGGAACAGATCAGAGTCAGGTTCAGCGCTATCTCTCAGGAAAATCAGTAAGAGAAAGTCAGCTTGGGCTTATTTTCAATGGCATACTAAAAATTCCTATGCAGTTCTTTATTTTACTTCTAGGTGTTTTGGTTTTTGTTTTTTACCAATACAACCCTTCTCCATTAAATTTTAATCCTGCTGCGACCACTGCAGTATACAATTCTAAGTATGCTCAAGATTATAAATTATTAGAACAAGCACATGATGAATTGGCAATTGAGAAAAAAATTGCGCAAGATGAATTTTCAGCAGCATTAGATATTAAAGAGTATGATGCCACTATGGAAGCAAAGCAACATATCATCTCTGTAAATGCTAAAGATAAAAAAAACAGAGCTGCTGCTCGTGAAGTAATTAGTGAGGCAGCCCCTACTATAGAGACTAATGATAAAGATTATGTCTTTATCCATTTTATTTTAAACTATCTACCAAAAGGACTTATAGGTTTACTACTTGCTGTTATTTTATCTGCAGCTATGTCCTCTACGGCATCAGAACTAAATGCTTTAGGTACAATTACCGCATTAGATATTTTTAAAAGACATACTGAGAAAAATGGTGAAAAACCCCAAGAGTACTATGTTGCCGCATCTAAATGGTTTACGCTTATATGGGGCGTTATAGCCATTTGTATTGCATGTGTCTCTAATTTATTTGATAACTTAATACAGTTAGTAAATATTATAGGTTCCATTTTTTACGGCAATGTACTTGGTATTTTCTTACTAGCCTTTTTTGTTAAATTTGTCAAAGGCAATGCTGTTTTTATAGGGGCTATAATTACGCAATTTTTAGTTATTGCCACCTATTACTTCTTCATTTACATTATGCCTGAGGGAGAAGAAAAAATAAGTTACCTTCTTTTAAATTTAATTGGTTGTTTACTGGTAATGGGTATTTCAATTTTTTTACAATTGTTTGATAATATCCTTAAGACACCGTCACTAGAAGCATAA
- a CDS encoding Rossmann-like and DUF2520 domain-containing protein, with the protein MISIVLIGTGNIATHFFDTFLQYDMLNVLQVVGRRNESLHYFSQKTETCLLSDTLKKADVYIIAVSDDAIPEVSSKLKHVTGLVVHTSGSVSINALNTCKNYGVFYPLQTFTKGKKVDFRPIPICIEAENEDNLKTLSFLAETISDKVYQISTEQRSHLHLAAVFVNNFTNYMYTIGNEICDDHKVPFEILEPLIKETSAKILTLKPKEAQTGPARRNDVATMQRHLEQLKTKDKKQIYKLLSESIQKKYGKKL; encoded by the coding sequence ATGATTTCAATTGTTCTTATTGGTACTGGAAATATTGCAACGCATTTTTTTGATACATTCCTGCAATATGACATGCTTAATGTTTTACAAGTTGTAGGAAGACGTAATGAATCCCTACACTATTTTAGTCAGAAAACCGAGACCTGCCTTTTGAGCGACACACTCAAAAAAGCAGATGTATACATTATTGCGGTAAGTGATGATGCTATCCCTGAAGTTTCTTCTAAATTAAAACATGTTACTGGTTTGGTTGTGCACACCTCTGGCAGTGTTTCTATAAACGCATTAAACACTTGTAAAAACTATGGCGTATTTTACCCTTTACAGACTTTTACAAAAGGTAAAAAAGTAGATTTTAGACCTATACCAATTTGTATAGAAGCTGAAAATGAAGATAATTTAAAAACACTTTCTTTTCTTGCAGAAACTATTTCTGACAAGGTATATCAAATTTCTACGGAACAAAGAAGTCATTTACATTTGGCGGCTGTTTTCGTAAATAATTTCACAAATTATATGTACACCATAGGAAACGAAATCTGTGATGATCACAAAGTACCTTTTGAAATTCTAGAGCCTTTAATTAAAGAAACATCTGCTAAAATTCTGACTCTAAAACCAAAAGAAGCACAAACGGGTCCTGCAAGACGCAATGATGTAGCTACTATGCAGCGTCATTTAGAGCAATTAAAGACTAAAGATAAAAAACAGATTTATAAATTACTAAGCGAATCAATTCAAAAAAAATATGGAAAAAAGTTATAA
- a CDS encoding Maf family nucleotide pyrophosphatase: MWNEKLKSLTIILASGSPRRKKFFEELDLKVSIDVRPVEEVYPEHLKGSEIPDYLAVLKASKFKETLNKNDVVITSDTVVWYKDESLAKPENAEEAYQMLRKMSNDWHEVITSVCFTTAVKQEVVNSTTLVRFKELSDEEIWYYINTYKPFDKAGGYGIQEWIGLIGIEEIKGSHANVVGLPTHLVHKMLMDMVN, encoded by the coding sequence ATGTGGAACGAAAAATTAAAAAGCCTTACTATAATTTTAGCGTCAGGATCTCCTAGAAGAAAAAAATTCTTTGAAGAACTTGACTTAAAAGTTTCTATCGATGTAAGACCTGTAGAAGAGGTTTATCCCGAACATTTAAAAGGGAGTGAAATCCCTGATTATTTAGCGGTATTAAAAGCATCAAAATTTAAAGAAACACTGAATAAAAATGACGTGGTTATTACTTCTGATACTGTGGTATGGTATAAAGACGAATCTCTAGCCAAACCAGAAAATGCAGAGGAAGCGTACCAAATGCTACGAAAAATGTCTAATGATTGGCACGAGGTTATTACTTCTGTTTGTTTTACCACCGCAGTAAAGCAAGAAGTAGTAAATAGCACCACCCTTGTAAGATTTAAAGAGTTAAGCGACGAAGAAATTTGGTATTACATAAATACTTACAAACCTTTTGATAAAGCGGGAGGTTATGGTATTCAAGAATGGATAGGCCTTATTGGCATAGAAGAGATTAAAGGTTCTCATGCCAATGTCGTTGGCTTACCTACGCATTTAGTACATAAAATGCTTATGGATATGGTTAACTAA
- a CDS encoding mechanosensitive ion channel domain-containing protein yields MTTFFIHHQEEFLRSLITFMVVLILKFVFTKAVKKVAKLGDFNKVRTNLIIKYISIALTIISVAVLTLIWSVNFKDLGALLASIFAVIGVALFAQWSILSNITAGVIIFFSYPFKIGNTIRIFDKEIHKTDENGEETFVIEDIRAFHLHLRRRNGEILTYPNSLVLQKGVALVQTYNEDTQDL; encoded by the coding sequence ATGACAACTTTTTTTATTCACCATCAAGAAGAATTTCTAAGATCTTTAATCACCTTTATGGTGGTCTTAATTTTAAAATTTGTCTTCACAAAAGCTGTAAAAAAAGTAGCGAAACTAGGCGATTTTAACAAGGTTAGAACCAACTTAATCATCAAATACATTTCTATTGCTTTAACCATTATATCTGTAGCAGTGTTAACGTTAATATGGAGTGTTAACTTCAAAGATTTAGGCGCATTACTGGCGTCAATTTTTGCCGTAATTGGTGTTGCTTTATTTGCACAGTGGTCTATTTTAAGTAATATTACTGCTGGGGTAATCATCTTCTTTTCGTACCCGTTTAAAATTGGAAACACCATCCGTATTTTTGACAAGGAAATTCATAAAACAGATGAAAATGGAGAAGAAACCTTTGTAATCGAAGATATCCGTGCCTTCCATTTACATTTAAGACGAAGAAATGGAGAAATATTAACGTACCCTAATAGCTTAGTATTACAAAAAGGGGTTGCCTTAGTACAAACCTATAATGAAGATACTCAGGATTTGTAA
- the ccsA gene encoding cytochrome c biogenesis protein, whose amino-acid sequence MKALLQKFFFSTRLMSVLFIAFAISMGIGTFIESWYSTDTARIYIYNTTWFEAIMVFFVINFSGNVFRYRLLRIEKWPVLLLHLSWILIIIGAFVTRYISFEGMMPIREGQTEKVFYSDKTYLSATIDGDIDGERLRKPLEDDLIVTPEGIKSSLPWKMDFNGQPFKISFVEFIKGAEEGLLPDEKGNEYLKIVEAGDGERHDHYLESGQVASIHNVLFALNKPTDGAINIMLTNGEYQIKSPFEGDFMRMADQFKGTLLKDSLQTLQLRSLYNTAGMQFVIPDPIMKGSYGIIKVPEAEVTEKTRDAIVVEIETKGEKIQQTLLGGKGSANYSDKVTIGGLDFSLRYGSKVYELPFGIKLNDFIAEKYPGTERGFSSFMSKVTIEDERPFDYDIYMNHVLDHQGYRFFQANFDPDEKGTGLSVNHDFWGTWITYIGYFLLYSGLMGIMFFGQTRFKDLTASLKKLNAKKIASTIVLFIGLSFSVSAQSGHTDDDGHGHNAAPTAQQIDSMMQETIVSKEHASHFGKLVIQDDGGRMKPINTYSSELLRKLSFKDKFNDLNSDQVLLSMMLNPSIWYNTEFIALDKKGVNDSIRKIIEIPSDQRYVKATDFFDANGQTKFEPFLDDAFNTTNPNKFQSDIKDTYLRLGLLNRALGGDIIKVFPLLDDENNKWISAVEFRSGKYQVSDTLYGNFISNALPFYLMTLKTAIATKDYTQADKLLQAFKQNQKNHGAAVLPSENKVNAEVFYNKADIFNKLYKYYALAGIIMFFLLIFQIFKDRKGLRIGVTTFKVVIWMLFVFHTAGLILRWYVSGHAPWSDTYESILYVAWATMGIGLGFSSRSNLTIASTAFVTSMLLWVAHMNWIDPAVANLQPVLDSYWLMIHVAVIVGSYGPLTVGMILGVVGLVLILMTNEKNKKRIEYSLKEITIVNEIALITGLVMLTIGNFLGGQWANESWGRYWGWDPKETWALISIMVYAFVIHMRLVPGLRSRWLFNFMSVVAFASIMMTYFGVNFYLAGLHSYASGAQVITPTFVYYTIAAVSLLGGLSFWKYKKYYSKK is encoded by the coding sequence ATGAAAGCACTTCTTCAAAAGTTTTTTTTCTCTACCAGATTAATGTCCGTTTTATTTATTGCATTTGCTATCTCTATGGGGATAGGAACTTTTATAGAAAGTTGGTATAGTACAGATACCGCTCGTATTTACATCTACAATACCACGTGGTTTGAGGCTATAATGGTATTTTTTGTAATCAATTTTTCAGGTAATGTTTTCAGATATCGATTGTTAAGAATAGAAAAGTGGCCCGTACTATTGCTTCATTTATCTTGGATTTTAATTATTATAGGGGCTTTCGTTACACGATACATAAGTTTTGAGGGAATGATGCCTATTCGTGAAGGGCAAACTGAAAAAGTTTTCTATTCTGATAAAACATATTTGAGTGCTACTATTGATGGAGATATTGATGGAGAACGCTTGCGCAAACCTCTTGAAGATGATCTTATAGTAACTCCAGAAGGTATAAAATCTAGTTTGCCTTGGAAAATGGATTTTAACGGTCAGCCTTTTAAAATTTCATTCGTAGAATTTATAAAAGGAGCAGAAGAAGGGTTGTTGCCTGATGAGAAGGGAAATGAATATTTAAAAATTGTAGAAGCTGGTGATGGTGAACGTCATGATCATTATCTAGAAAGCGGGCAAGTGGCAAGCATTCATAATGTATTATTTGCTCTAAATAAACCAACAGATGGCGCTATAAATATTATGCTTACCAATGGGGAGTACCAAATAAAATCTCCTTTTGAAGGCGATTTTATGCGTATGGCAGATCAATTTAAAGGAACCCTTTTAAAAGATAGCCTACAAACCTTACAACTACGCTCTTTATACAATACAGCAGGAATGCAATTTGTAATTCCTGATCCAATAATGAAAGGTTCTTACGGAATTATAAAAGTTCCAGAAGCAGAAGTAACTGAAAAAACAAGAGATGCCATTGTTGTAGAAATAGAAACAAAAGGAGAGAAGATACAACAGACCTTACTTGGCGGTAAGGGTTCTGCTAATTATTCTGATAAAGTTACTATTGGCGGGCTAGATTTTTCCTTACGTTATGGGTCTAAAGTCTATGAATTGCCCTTCGGAATTAAATTAAACGACTTTATAGCCGAAAAATATCCAGGAACAGAAAGAGGATTCTCTTCTTTTATGAGTAAAGTTACTATTGAAGACGAACGCCCATTTGATTATGATATTTATATGAATCACGTTTTAGACCACCAAGGATATCGTTTTTTTCAAGCAAATTTTGATCCAGATGAAAAGGGAACAGGACTTTCTGTAAACCATGATTTCTGGGGAACATGGATTACATACATTGGTTACTTTCTTCTGTATAGTGGATTAATGGGAATTATGTTTTTTGGCCAAACACGCTTTAAAGATTTAACGGCTTCCTTAAAAAAGTTGAATGCGAAAAAAATAGCTTCAACAATTGTATTGTTTATCGGGTTAAGCTTTAGTGTCTCTGCTCAATCTGGTCACACCGATGACGATGGTCATGGGCATAATGCAGCACCTACAGCACAGCAAATAGATTCTATGATGCAAGAAACCATTGTATCTAAAGAGCATGCTTCGCATTTTGGGAAACTAGTAATCCAAGATGATGGTGGGCGTATGAAACCTATAAATACCTACTCTTCTGAGTTGTTACGAAAACTTAGTTTTAAGGATAAATTTAATGACTTAAATTCAGATCAGGTATTGCTATCCATGATGTTAAACCCTTCTATTTGGTACAATACTGAGTTTATAGCCTTAGATAAGAAGGGTGTAAATGATAGTATTAGAAAAATTATAGAAATACCAAGTGATCAGCGTTACGTAAAAGCAACAGATTTCTTTGATGCAAACGGACAAACTAAATTTGAGCCTTTTTTAGATGATGCTTTTAATACTACAAACCCTAATAAGTTTCAATCAGATATAAAAGACACCTATTTGCGATTGGGCTTATTAAACCGAGCTTTAGGGGGAGATATCATTAAAGTTTTTCCTTTATTAGATGATGAAAATAACAAATGGATTTCTGCTGTAGAATTCCGTTCTGGCAAATATCAAGTGAGTGATACGTTATACGGTAACTTTATCAGTAATGCTTTGCCTTTTTATTTAATGACTCTGAAAACGGCAATAGCGACTAAAGATTATACGCAAGCAGATAAATTACTTCAAGCTTTTAAACAAAACCAAAAGAACCATGGGGCAGCGGTGTTGCCTTCAGAGAATAAGGTGAATGCAGAAGTTTTTTATAATAAAGCAGATATTTTCAATAAACTATATAAGTATTATGCCTTAGCGGGTATCATCATGTTCTTTCTTTTAATTTTTCAAATATTTAAAGATAGAAAAGGACTTAGAATTGGAGTGACAACGTTTAAAGTTGTTATTTGGATGTTATTTGTTTTTCATACTGCGGGGCTTATCTTGCGATGGTATGTTTCTGGGCATGCACCATGGAGTGATACTTATGAAAGTATTTTGTATGTAGCATGGGCAACTATGGGTATTGGTTTAGGTTTTAGTAGCCGAAGTAATTTGACCATTGCATCTACAGCTTTTGTTACTTCAATGTTATTATGGGTAGCACATATGAACTGGATAGACCCTGCTGTTGCAAATTTACAGCCCGTATTAGATAGTTATTGGTTAATGATCCATGTAGCTGTAATTGTAGGGAGTTATGGCCCGCTTACTGTAGGGATGATTCTTGGAGTAGTTGGTTTAGTTTTGATTTTGATGACTAACGAAAAAAATAAAAAAAGGATAGAATACAGCCTTAAAGAAATTACGATAGTTAATGAGATTGCTTTAATTACAGGATTGGTAATGTTAACCATCGGAAACTTTTTAGGAGGGCAATGGGCCAATGAGAGTTGGGGGCGTTACTGGGGTTGGGATCCTAAAGAAACTTGGGCTTTAATTTCAATTATGGTATATGCATTTGTAATACATATGCGCTTAGTGCCTGGTTTGCGAAGTAGATGGTTGTTTAACTTTATGAGTGTTGTAGCCTTTGCAAGTATTATGATGACTTATTTTGGCGTAAACTTTTATTTAGCAGGTTTACATAGTTATGCAAGTGGTGCGCAAGTAATTACACCAACTTTTGTTTATTATACCATAGCAGCGGTTTCTCTGTTAGGCGGATTAAGTTTTTGGAAATATAAAAAGTACTATTCTAAAAAATAA
- a CDS encoding PIG-L family deacetylase: MRKITTLFASVLLLSNFTFAQAPKKSSSSDIYHSLEKLNFLGKALYLAAHPDDENTRLISYLSNNVKAKTAYLSLTRGDGGQNLIGTELSELLGVLRTQELLAARNVDGGSQFFTRAKDFGYSKHPNETLKIWDRDLVLSDVVWVIRNFKPDVIVNRFDHRSPGSTHGHHTSSAMLSFEAFDLAGSATSYPEQLSQTSTWQPKRLFFNTSWWFYGSQEKFDEADKTNLLSVDTGIYYPNLGLSNNEIADVARSQHLCQGFGRLTSRGSETEYIELLKGDLPEDKTNLFDGINTTWSRIDGGKAIGDILYKVQENFNFKNPSAHLPELIKAYKLLQNSKDKDWKEDKEKELLAIIEAVTGLYLEASATAASAVPGESIDIAIEAINRSTVSMQLQALELNPDEVVIDGTPLKNNVEYKNTLVLNVPASENYTNPYWLNEKGTLGTYTIKDQELIGKPETPRPFHVYFTLNIEGEIITIKKPVIYRYSKPDKGELYQPFEIVPAATAAIKDKVLIFADGTPKQITVLVKAHKDAAEGSVTLAHAIGWTIDNPTQAFTIAKKNDAQTLIFTVTPPSNQDESYITPVVKINGQEIARELITINYDHIPQQTVLMPSETKVVRLNIQKAGQHIGYIVGAGDNVPESLEQIGYTVHKIDPATISNASLKKYDAIVMGIRAYNVLPELKFKQKNLLDYVKNGGTMIVQYNTAGRWDEQFENIAPFDLTLSNDRVTDENAVVTILAKKHSLLNFPNKITNDDFNGWIQERGLYFPKAWDKAFTPILGMHDEGESEKKGSLLVAPYGKGTYIYTGLSFFRELPAGVTGAYKLFANMLSVGKSTINTDKKLND; the protein is encoded by the coding sequence ATGCGCAAAATAACCACGTTGTTTGCATCAGTTCTACTATTATCAAATTTCACATTTGCTCAAGCACCGAAGAAAAGTTCTTCTTCAGATATTTACCATTCTCTTGAAAAATTAAACTTCTTAGGAAAGGCTTTATACTTAGCTGCCCATCCTGATGATGAAAACACACGGTTAATCTCTTATTTATCAAATAATGTAAAGGCCAAAACGGCCTATTTATCTCTTACAAGAGGTGATGGTGGGCAGAATTTAATAGGTACAGAATTATCAGAATTATTAGGTGTATTACGAACGCAAGAGTTATTAGCCGCTAGAAATGTTGATGGCGGAAGTCAGTTTTTTACTCGAGCTAAAGATTTTGGATATTCTAAACATCCTAATGAAACCCTTAAAATATGGGATAGAGATCTTGTTTTAAGCGATGTTGTTTGGGTCATTAGAAATTTTAAACCAGATGTAATTGTAAATCGATTTGATCACAGATCTCCAGGAAGCACACACGGACACCACACTTCTTCGGCAATGTTAAGTTTTGAAGCCTTTGATTTAGCAGGCAGCGCAACTAGTTACCCCGAACAACTTTCACAAACAAGTACATGGCAACCAAAGCGTTTGTTTTTTAATACGTCTTGGTGGTTTTACGGAAGTCAAGAAAAATTTGATGAAGCGGATAAAACAAATTTATTAAGTGTAGATACAGGTATATATTACCCTAATTTAGGGCTCTCCAATAACGAAATAGCAGATGTTGCAAGAAGTCAACATTTGTGTCAAGGTTTTGGAAGACTTACTTCTAGAGGCTCAGAAACAGAATATATAGAACTTTTAAAAGGAGATTTACCAGAAGACAAAACCAATCTTTTTGACGGAATTAATACAACATGGAGTCGTATAGACGGTGGTAAAGCCATCGGAGATATACTTTACAAGGTTCAAGAAAATTTCAATTTTAAAAATCCTTCTGCCCATCTTCCAGAATTAATTAAAGCTTATAAATTACTTCAAAACAGCAAAGACAAAGATTGGAAAGAAGATAAAGAAAAAGAATTATTAGCCATTATTGAAGCTGTCACTGGTCTTTATTTGGAAGCCTCTGCAACTGCTGCTTCTGCCGTTCCTGGAGAAAGTATTGACATCGCTATCGAAGCTATCAATAGAAGTACTGTTAGTATGCAATTACAAGCACTAGAGCTAAATCCTGATGAAGTGGTCATTGATGGTACGCCACTGAAAAATAATGTTGAATACAAAAATACATTAGTATTGAATGTACCTGCATCTGAAAATTATACGAATCCTTATTGGTTAAATGAAAAAGGAACACTTGGAACCTATACGATAAAAGACCAAGAACTAATTGGTAAGCCAGAAACCCCTAGACCTTTTCATGTTTATTTTACTTTAAACATTGAGGGAGAAATCATTACTATAAAAAAACCTGTAATTTACAGATACTCTAAACCCGATAAAGGAGAATTATACCAACCTTTTGAAATAGTTCCTGCCGCTACCGCCGCTATAAAAGATAAGGTCTTAATTTTTGCTGATGGAACTCCAAAGCAAATAACTGTACTTGTAAAAGCACATAAAGATGCGGCAGAAGGAAGTGTAACCTTAGCACATGCAATAGGTTGGACAATTGACAATCCTACACAAGCTTTTACTATCGCTAAAAAGAATGATGCACAGACGCTTATTTTTACTGTCACTCCGCCTTCAAATCAAGATGAAAGTTATATTACTCCCGTTGTAAAAATAAATGGTCAGGAAATTGCTAGAGAATTAATCACGATAAACTACGATCACATTCCGCAGCAAACGGTATTAATGCCATCAGAAACAAAGGTGGTACGCTTAAACATTCAAAAAGCAGGACAACATATAGGTTATATTGTAGGTGCTGGAGATAATGTTCCTGAAAGTTTAGAACAAATAGGGTATACTGTGCATAAGATAGATCCCGCAACTATTTCAAATGCATCCCTAAAAAAATATGATGCCATTGTTATGGGTATAAGAGCTTACAACGTACTGCCTGAATTAAAATTTAAACAAAAAAATCTTTTAGATTACGTAAAAAATGGTGGTACCATGATTGTGCAATACAATACTGCTGGTAGGTGGGATGAGCAATTTGAAAACATTGCCCCTTTTGACCTAACCTTGTCTAATGACCGTGTTACTGATGAAAATGCTGTGGTAACTATTTTAGCTAAAAAACATTCTTTATTGAATTTTCCAAATAAAATAACTAATGACGATTTTAATGGTTGGATTCAAGAAAGGGGATTATACTTCCCAAAGGCCTGGGATAAAGCATTTACCCCTATCTTAGGAATGCATGATGAGGGAGAATCAGAAAAAAAAGGAAGCTTACTTGTCGCTCCTTACGGAAAAGGAACTTATATTTATACAGGACTTAGTTTCTTTAGAGAATTACCGGCTGGTGTAACAGGTGCTTATAAATTATTTGCCAATATGTTATCAGTAGGAAAGTCTACCATAAATACTGATAAAAAATTAAATGATTAA